In one window of Acanthopagrus latus isolate v.2019 chromosome 15, fAcaLat1.1, whole genome shotgun sequence DNA:
- the si:dkeyp-121d4.3 gene encoding uncharacterized protein si:dkeyp-121d4.3 isoform X4, giving the protein MGPTRNRPPMGPPFDNGPPFDMGPPGWGPPPPGGWGPPPPGGWGPPPPEEWGPAPPGGWGPPPPGGWGPLPPDGWGPRGPPPPGGWGPPPEGWGPRGPPPPGWGAHPDDWLPPHPDAWRPPYPDDWRPPHPDAWRPPHPDDWRPPHPDDWRPPPGWPPGGPPDPWGPELPPGPLPPPPVGIPPPDPAAYGPPPIPPPGCPPPIGFPPGFPPGWTGEPVVEEPMPNPPPEQPEWIKALISAPPTESTPGEIKKNTEEPVVMTTPAPDPPPPAAKAKPTADPIKAAKTLGLLGKRTFDKPPPGRSTGIISFIGPSFGYIEREDLEKYTFSFDAFFGNPKAMQPGVRVHFTACKDKTSLIATDVKVAPGGTENVDTEIYEAVVSQAITEPQPGGRQYPGQVHVNIGPLRTNLTFETKDSTVTLLKNDQVLINLLTDIVSEKRRATNIKPKIPSTFSHTKESREEGVIISLKDNEGIIKSEEHGELPFDIKENFSDIEFTSEDVNEEVEFTVITLRAGKRAIRLRRVKEPLLLTFCSATAAAAAAVEEKKEEKEETPTTGGDSDPPQALKGKANTKSEIGPTMKLDPELYEGIVSQPIIEPTPQMQGYPGQIHANIGPVKTNVTFDHRDCGVTLLKNDHVLINLLYDLATGKRRAANIKTKIPFTFSYTKEKRELGIITYLGSEEGIINSEEHGELPFDICENFSDTEFDNKDIHKEAEFTVAMVKSKKRAIRLLRTKRVEDKILEEQKRREEEEKRRKREEEEKRKLEEQRRREEEEERQRESERKKKEEVAAALAAAKCKWTPFGFKMRDPDTLDDLSKERFEGTVLKAISKNIKIKEEPREEPVGAPFVPVKVKVEKMEQDEKKEVEGKAEEEEEQMKVKKEKVEQQEEEVKKNQSARVKTDPDVGRLVMTVDGKQKQLPFGPDDLLTTATMLDGDKVRFNIATHRVTKEERATYVEILPDSFEESIEQRRHGIVIEFTDDSGLIKCTQNPQLYFHMSEVIEKKRLELNEKVEFSVVPHETAEGGNQAIRIKRFTESVFLPVRKLGGVGANKGKMTIKLTKASEETEKEKPEADKLKAVVKNLRTQDSKTSISRKDYSSSRRRYGRSRSRSRSPSRSRARSKSRSRSPPRDQFGRLIKKRRSTSADRDRKSSKSGRSRETSRRHTKSRSRSRSRGKSSSRSRSRSIERSKDGHSKKRSKISREREESHKRRRELSPPPRRAGVMEDELARKKRELEELNEMIAYKKSLVDRDPGQRTCIDYDHGRIAVPLAEYKPVRSILKKRPEGPEYHRPPQSYDDPYYDRPYSPFQERRYAERYGDPYTSHPYSDRPPYGDRPYPDRPYENHLYGEAAYGGPPSTSQRYTDRYDVYDEPYDDRYYDAAYANRPYDDPYHPVKRSLSPRAASPSSQTGLVAPIQPPLTHTVATSHSPFRPPSPTEPPPRSPSPRLKNKTPRLSPPAEKPPLDRFLDMLNKKVDAEKQPDAAYVHDDLLPHERALQDGRGFSRLVGLAQEPSSSSLGVEREKNQLSPKRSSVERISDEPKSQTEPYDKIQSLLRTIGLKLSTGDVSKLASRAQEKIYGSKSSSIERETMSVPRENLQMSRTGSVEMDIIHSPSPARSSSLEPLTRHKTVSEYEGFLDQQELEALKKAQQLQSLTKTMGGTPSTSSTAKPPPGPPSTHYQHSPLPSQGSTTLSMGTPAAPAACQDHQGFGPTAGPPPGPPPGPPPRRPGQPPPGPPPGPPPGPPPRRPPGQPPFTPPSNNVVFPFIGQPPAAPAPNSSSPLQPVSTASVTPSSSTPATSSPPNDDHSAISTTVARCLKVIETVKSLAVQPTAKPVKTVQFSLPTESPTASSPHTSAEMEEDIKNKQKEKLDLYNQRILEKREQQYKEMLARKKVEKNNGGALPAPGSSPDRAEDDSRTQQVK; this is encoded by the exons ATGGGACCGACGAGGAACAGACCCCCCATGGGACCGCCGTTTGATAACGGACCTCCATTCGACATGGGGCCACCGGGATGGGGGCCTCCGCCACCGGGAGGCTGGGGTCCTCCACCGCCAGGTGGCTGGGGCCCTCCGCCGCCCGAAGAATGGGGGCCAGCGCCCCCCGGAGGTTGGGGTCCCCCGCCGCCTGGTGGATGGGGGCCACTACCACCTGATGGATGGGGACCGAGAGGGCCTCCACCGCCCGGAGGTTGGGGGCCACCGCCAGAAGGATGGGGCCCAAGAGGACCACCACCGCCAGGCTGGGGGGCTCATCCCGACGACTGGCTGCCACCTCACCCAGATGCCTGGAGACCTCCTTACCCTGACGACTGGAGACCTCCTCACCCTGACGCATGGAGACCTCCGCACCCGGACGACTGGAGACCTCCGCACCCCGACGACTGGAGACCTCCTCCTGGTTGGCCTCCAGGCGGTCCCCCTGATCCGTGGGGACCGGAGCTTCCCCCGGGACCTCTACCCCCTCCTCCTGTAGGAATTCCTCCTCCGGATCCCGCAGCCTATGGACCACCCCCTATTCCCCCTCCAGGCTGTCCCCCTCCCATAGGCTTCCCACCGGGCTTCCCTCCGGGCTGGACGGGAGAG ccTGTTGTAGAGGAACCGATGCCCAACCCGCCCCCAGAGCAGCCTGAGTGG ATTAAAGCGTTGATTTCAGCTCCGCCCACTGAATCGACTCcaggggaaataaaaaagaacacagaGGAGCCTGTCGTCATGACAACACCTGCACcagacccccctcctcctgcagcgAAGGCTAAGCCCACAGCTGACCCCATCAAGGCTGCCAAAACCCTCGGCCTGCTGGGAAAACGCACATTTGATAA GCCTCCTCCAGGCAGGTCGACGGGGATCATCTCATTCATCGGG CCGAGCTTTGGCTACATCGAGAGGGAAGATCTGGAGAAGTACACCTTCAGCTTTGACGCCTTCTTTGGAAACCCCAAGGCCATGCAACCTGGGGTCAGAGTTCACTTCACCGCCTGCAAGGACAAG ACCAGTCTGATAGCGACGGATGTGAAAGTGGCTCCAGGTGGAACAGAGAACGTGGACACAGAGATCTATGAGGCCGTGGTCAGTCAGGCCATCACAGAACCTCAG cctggTGGGCGTCAGTACCCTGGGCAGGTCCACGTGAACATCGGGCCGCTGAGGACCAACCTGACATTTGAGACGAAGGACAGCACGGTGACACTGCTGAAGAACGACCAGGTGCTCATCAACCTGCTGACTGACATCGTTTCCGAGAAGAGGAGGGCGACCAACATCAAACCCAAGATCCCTTCGACCTTCAGCCACACCAAAGAGTCCAGAGAGGAG GGCGTCATCATCAGCCTTAAAGACAATGAAGGCATCATCAAGTCGGAAGAACACGGCGAACTTCCCTTCGACATCAAAGAGAACTTCAGTGACATCGAGTTCACCAGCGAGGACGTCAACGAGGAGGTCGAGTTCACCGTCATCACG CTGAGAGCGGGGAAGAGGGCGATCAGGCTCCGGCGGGTGAAGGagcccctcctcctgaccttCTGCTCTGCAACCGCCgccgctgcagctgctgtcgaggagaagaaggaggagaaggaggagacaCCGACCACAGGTGGTGACAGCGACCCTCCCCAGGCCCTCAAAGGGAAGGCCAACACCAAGTCGGAGATTGGCCCCACCATGAAGCTGGACCCAGAGCTGTACGAGGGCATCGTCAGCCAGCCAATCATCGAGCCGACG CCGCAGATGCAGGGTTACCCGGGTCAGATCCACGCCAACATCGGCCCTGTTAAGACAAACGTGACCTTCGACCACCGAGACTGTGGCGTAACGCTGCTGAAGAACGACCACGTATTGATCAACCTGCTGTACGACCTGGCAACCGGGAAGAGGAGAGCAGCCAACATCAAAACCAAAATCCCATTCACCTTCAGCTACAccaaagagaagagagagctg GGCATCATCACCTATCTGGGGTCTGAAGAAGGCATCATCAACTCCGAGGAGCACGGCGAGCTACCTTTTGACATCTGTGAAAACTTCAGTGACACCGAGTTTGACAACAAAGACATCCACAAGGAAGCAGAGTttactgttgccatg GTGAAATCAAAGAAGAGGGCAATCAGGCTGTTGAGGACAAAAAGGGTGGAGGACAAAAtcctggaggagcagaagagacgggaggaggaagaaaagaggaggaaacgggaggaggaggagaagaggaaactAGAGGAGCAGCGtagaagggaggaggaggaggagcgacagagagagtcagagaggaagaagaaggaggaggtggcggcggCGCTGGCGGCTGCAAAATGCAAA TGGACGCCGTTCGGCTTCAAAATGAGAGACCCCGACACGCTGGATGACCTCAGCAAGGAGCGATTTGAAGGCACCGTCCTCAAAGCTATCTCCAAAAACATAAAGATCAAGGAGGAGCCGAGGGAGGAACCAGTAGGAGCTCCCTTTGTACCG GTCAAAGTTAAAGTAGAGAAGATGGAGCAAGATGAGAAGAAAGAGGTGGAAGGaaaagctgaagaagaagaggagcagatgaAGGTGAAAAAGGAGaaggtggagcagcaggaggaggaggtgaagaagaatcAGTCAGCTAGAGTTAAAACAGACCCAGATGTCGGTCGACTGGTGATGACTGTTGatgggaaacagaaacagcttccCTTCGGTCCCGATGACCTGCTGACCACCGCCACAATGTTGGACGGTGACAAG GTGCGTTTCAACATCGCCACCCATCGGGTGACCAAAGAGGAGCGAGCGACCTACGTCGAAATTCTCCCCGACTCCTTTGAAGAGTCCATTGAACAACGTCGACAC GGCATAGTGATCGAGTTCACAGACGACTCGGGGCTCATCAAGTGCACTCAGAACCCTCAGCTCTACTTCCACATGTCGGAGGTGATAGAGAAGAAGAGACTGGAGCTGAACGAGAAGGTCGAGTTCAGCGTCGTCCCG caTGAAACGGCGGAGGGGGGGAACCAGGCCATCAGGATAAAACGCTTCACGGAGagtgttttccttcctgttcgGAAATTGGGCGGTGTGGGGGCTAACAAAGGAAAG ATGACCATCAAGCTGACCAAGGCTTCAGAGGAAACTGA GAAAGAAAAACCAGAGGCAGACAAGCTGAAGGCAGTTGTGAAAAATCTTAGAACACAGGACAGCAAGACCAGCATCAGCAGAAAGGATTACAGTTCATCTCGGCGTAGATATGGCCGGAGCAGAAGTCGGAGCAGGAGTCCAAGTAGGAGTAGAGCGAGGAGTAAAAGTAGGAGCAGGAGTCCGCCCAGGGACCAGTTTGGACGTCTCATCAAAAAGAGACGCAGCACCAGTGCTGACCGCGACCGTAAAAGCAGCAAGTCTGGGCGAAGCCGAGAGACGTCAAGGAGGCACACTAAGAGTCGGAGCAGGAGTCGCAGCCGAGGCAAGAGCTCCAGCAGGAGCCGCAGCAGGAGCATTGAGAGGAGCAAAGACGGGCACAGCAAGAAAAGGAGCAAAATCAGCCGAGAGCGCGAAGAAAGTCacaagagaaggagggagtTGAGCCCTCCTCCCAGACGTGCCGGAGTCATGGAGGATGAGCTGGCAAGGAAGAAgcgggagctggaggagctgaacgAAATGATCGCTTACAAAAAGTCACTGGTGGACAGAGACCCTGGACAGAGGACCTGCATTGACTATGACCATGGCAGGATTGCCGTCCCGCTGGCTGAGTACAAACCAGTCAGGTCCATCTTAAAGAAGCGACCGGAGGGACCAGAGTACCATCGTCCTCCCCAGTCCTACGACGACCCTTATTATGACCGACCATATAGTCCCTTCCAAGAACGGCGGTACGCTGAACGCTATGGTGATCCATACACCAGCCATCCTTACAGTGATCGCCCTCCTTATGGTGATCGTCCCTACCCTGACCGACCATATGAAAATCATCTGTATGGTGAAGCTGCCTATGGTGGCCCTCCATCAACCAGCCAACGTTACACTGATCGCTATGATGTTTACGATGAACCCTATGACGATCGCTACTATGATGCAGCATATGCCAACCGGCCATACGATGATCCGTATCACCCTGTCAAACGGAGCCTGTCTCCCCGTGCTGCCTCGCCTTCTTCTCAGACTGGCCTGGTTGCCCCCATCCAACCTCCCTTGACACATACTGTGGCCACTTCCCATTCCCCTTTCAGACCTCCTTCTCCCACAGAACCGCCTCCTAGAAGCCCCTCTCCAAGACTGAAGAACAAAACACCACGACTATCCCCCCCTGCAGAAAAACCACCCCTCGATCGCTTTCTTGACATGCTTAATAAAAAGGTTGATGCTGAAAAGCAACCGGACGCGGCTTATGTCCATGATGACCTTCTGCCTCATGAGCGTGCACTTCAAGATGGCAGGGGTTTCTCTCGGCTTGTGGGACTGGCTCAGGAACCATCAAGCAGCAGTCTAGGAGTAGAAAGGGAAAAGAACCAACTAAGCCCTAAACGGTCTTCAGTAGAGAGAATAAGCGATGAACCGAAGAGCCAAACAGAACCCTATGATAAGATCCAGAGTCTACTCCGTACGATTGGCCTGAAGCTGAGTACAGGAGATGTGTCCAAACTGGCAAGCCGAGCCCAAGAGAAAATCTATGGGTCAAAGTCTTCATCCATTGAAAGAGAGACTATGTCAGTCCCAAGGGAAAACCTTCAAATGAGTAGAACTGGTTCTGTGGAAATGGATATCATCCATTCCCCCTCCCCTGCCAGGTCCTCCAGTTTGGAGCCACTTACCAGACATAAAACAGTCTCTGAGTATGAAGGATTCCTCGACCAGCAAGAGTTGGAGGCACTAAAGAAGGCACAACAGCTGCAGAGTCTTACCAAGACAATGGGTGGCACACCTTCCACCTCTTCAACTGCTAAACCTCCTCCTGGGCCTCCTTCTACTCATTACCAACATTCACCTCTCCCATCCCAGGGCTCTACAACCCTCAGCATGGGCactccagctgctcctgcagcttGTCAGGATCATCAAGGATTTGGTCCTACAGCAGGACCTCCCCCTGGACCACCTCCTGGACCTCCTCCACGGCGTCCTGGACAGCCTCCTCCAGGACCTCCCCCTGGACCACCTCCTGGACCTCCACCTCGACGCCCTCCTGGACAACCTCCTTTCACTCCTCCCTCCAATAATGTAGTGTTTCCTTTTATTGGCcagcctcctgcagctcctgcccCCAACTCCTCCAGTCCTTTGCAGCCTGTAAGCACTGCCTCAGTAACACCATCATCATCGACACCAGCAACATCGAGTCCTCCAAACGATGACCACTCAGCCATCTCTACGACAGTGGCCAGATGCCTGAAGGTCATTGAGACGGTGAAATCACTGGCTGTGCAGCCAACAGCCAAACCAGTCAAAACGGTCCAGTTCAGTTTACCCACTGAGTCTCCCACAGCCTCCAGTCCTCACACctcagcagagatggaggaagacataaaaaacaagcagaaggAGAAG CTGGATCTGTATAACCAGAGGATTTTGGAGAAGAGGGAGCAGCAGTACAAGGAGATGCTGGCCCGCAAGAAAGTAGAGAAGAACAACGGTGGCGCACTGCCCGCCCCAG